The segment CTTACGTGGAAGGAAACGTGTGGAAGCCAACACTCGTAGCACCGGGCGTCTACCAGCTGCCTTCCTGACGCCTGGCTCGTCCTCGTTCCTCGACTTCCTGGGCGACCACTCGCCGCAGCTACTCCCGCACAACCGCCCGCTGCCGGCGACGCTCGGCGCGGTGGAACTGCCGCACGGCACGACGATCGTGGCGGCGACGTTCCCCGGCGGAGTGGTCCTCGCGGGTGACCGGCGGGCGACGATGGGCAATGTGATCGCGCAGCGGGACATCGAGAAGGTGTTCCCGGCGGACGAGTACTCGGCCGTCGGTATCGCGGGCACGGCGGGCCTGGCCGTGGAGATGGTGAAGCTGTTCCAGCTGGAGCTGGAGCACTACGAGAAGATCGAGGGGGCGGTGCTGTCCCTGGAGGGCAAGGCGAACCGCCTGTCGACGATGATCCGGGGCAATCTGGGGATGGCTCTCCAGGGCCTGGCCGTGGTGCCGCTCTTCGCGGGGTACGACACGGACCGTGAGAAGGGCCGGATCTTCTCTTACGACGTCACGGGCGGGCGCTCCGAGGAGCACGGGTTCGCGGCCACCGGTTCGGGGTCGGTGTTCGCCCGCGGGGCGCTGAAGAAGCTGTACCGCAAGGATCTGACGGAGGAGCAGACGACGACGCTCGTCGTGCAGGCCCTCTATGACGCGGCCGACGATGACTCGGCGACGGGTGGTCCGGATGTGGCGCGGCGGATCTTCCCGATCGTGACCGTGATCACGGAGGACGGTTTCAAGAAGCTGACGGAGGACGAGTCCTCCGAGATCGCCCGTTCCATCATCGAGCGGCGGCTGGAGCAGCCGGACGGCCCGCGGGCCGAGCTGCTCTGAGTAGATGTACAGATCCATGTACCCGCCATTGACAGAAAGGGACGGATAGCCGGTGTCGACGCCGTTCTATGTCTCACCCCAGCAGGCCATGGCGGACCGCGCCGAGTATGCCCGCAAGGGCATCGCGCGCGGCCGCAGCGTCGTCGTTCTGCAGTACACCGACGGCATCGTCTTCGTCGCCGAGAACCCGTCCCGGGCGCTGCACAAGGTCAGCGAGATCTATGACCGGATCGCCTTCGCGGCGGTGGGCAAGTACAACGAGTTCGAGAATCTGCGGATCGGCGGCGTGCGGTACGCGGATCTGCGGGGCTATACGTACGACCGTGATGACGTCACGGCGCGCGGGCTGGCCAATGTGTATGCCCAGACGCTGGGCACGATCTTCTCCAGTGTGGGCGAGAAGCCCTACGAGGTGGAGCTGATCGTCGCGGAGGTCGGTCCGGGGCCGGAGGACGACCAGATCTACCGGTTGCCGCATGACGGCTCGATCGTGGATGAGCACGGTGCGGTGGCGGTCGGCGGTAATTCGGACCAGATCGGCAGCTATCTGGATCAGCGTCACCGTGACGGGATGTCACTGGCGGAGGCGCTGAAGCTGGCGGTGGAGTCGCTGGGCCGGGACACCAACGGCACGGACCGTCAGCTGACGGCCGAGCAACTGGAGGTCGCGGTGCTGGACCGGACGCGGCCGCAGCAGCGGAAGTTCAAGCGGATTCTGGGGCGTCAGCTCAGCCGTCTGCTGGAGGCGGAGGACGCTTCGGCGACGAAGACGGACGAGCCGTCGGACGAGGCGGAGGAGTAGCCCTTCTTCTCTTCTTTTTCCCTGTAAGCGCCCCGGCCGACCCCTCAGGTCTGCCGGGGCGCTGCCGTTGAGCCGCGTACGACGAGTTCGACGGGGAGTTCGACGCCGGTGACGGGGCGGCCTTCGAGGGTGTCGAGGAGGGCGGTCATGCCGTCGGCGCCGACGGCGTCGGCGGGGAGCCGGACGGTGGTGAGTTCGGGTTCGACGGCGGTGGCGAGGGCGAAGTCGTCGTAGCCGGTGACGGAGATGTCGTCGGGGACGCGGAGTCCGAGCCGGCGCAGGGCTTTGCAGGCGCCGATGGCGAGGATGTCGTCGTCGCAGATGAGGGCGGTGGGGCGGGGGCCGGGGCGGGCGAGGAGGCGTTCGGTGGCGTGCCGGGCGTCCTCGAAGGCGACGGCGGAGCGTTCGGCGGGGGGAGTGGTGCCGAGGGCGTCGGCGAGGGCCTGGCCGCGTACGTGGAAGGTCCAGGTGTCGATGCCGGCGGCGAGGTGGGCGATGCGGTCGGGCCGGTGGCCCAGGCCGAGGAGGTGCCGGGCGATCTGCCGCATGCCGTCGGCGATGGCGAGGTTGACGGTGGCGGCGGGGCCCGCCTCGGCGGGGTCGGCGTCGAGCATCACCAGGGGGAGTCCGCCGTCGGCGAGGGCGGCGAGGGCGTCGGCGGCCATGGAGGAGGCGATGATGCCGTCCAGGGCGGCCTGGGCGGAGCCGAAGGGGTCGCGGGCGGGGCCGACGCCTTCGGGGGAGGGGTAGAGGACGACGCCGAAGCCGTTCTCGCCCGCCACCCGGGCGGCGCCGGTGTAGACGCGGGCGAAGTACTCGTTGGTGATCGAGGGCACGACCAGCAGGGCGGTGCGGGTGCGGCCGAGCCGCAGGTTGCGGGCGGCGAGGTTGGGCCGGTAGCCGAGTGCCTCGGCGGCGTCGCGTACGGCGCCGGCGGTGCGTTCGGAGACCCGGCCGCGCCACTTGTCGCCCATGACCAGGGACACGGTGGCCTGTGACACTCCCGCCGCGCGGGCCACGTCCCGGCTGGTGGGCCTGGCCGGTGGCGCTGGGCTGCCCGTGCGCGTCACGTCGGAGCCGGTCCTCTCGTCTCGCGGTCGCGCGGGGACGTCCTCGGGGTGGACCCGCGCTGTGCGCCCATGCTACGTATAGACCAGCCAGTTATACGTAACACCACCAGAGAAGCGGGGGCAGCCCATGGCAGCCGGGTACCTGGATCTGCTGCGCACCCGCCATACCGCCCGGCTGCTCGCCGGCACCCTGGTCGGGCGGCTGCCCAACGCCACCGCCGCGCTCGGGATCGTGCTGCTCACCCGCTCCGAGGGCGGCGACTTCACGCTGGCGGGCATCCTGTCCGCCGTCTACGGCATCGCCACGGCCGTCGGTCAGCCGCTGCTGGGCCGGGCCGTGGACCGCTACGGGCAGCCCCGGGTGATGCTCCCGGCGGCCCTGCTCTCCGCCGCGGGCATGGCCGTGTTCGCCTTCAGCGGCCCGGAGCCGCTGCCGCTGGCCTGCACCGCCATGCTGGCCGCCGGGCTGTTCACGCCGCCCCTGGAGGGCGGCCTGCGGGCGCTGTGGCCGAGTGTGCTGAAGCGGGCGGACCGGGTGCACGCCGCGTACGCGCTGGACGCCGCCGCGCAGGAGGTGATGTTCGCGCTGGGCCCGCTGCTGGTGACCCTCCTGGTGGCCGCGTTCTCCGAGACGGCGGCCCTGCTGTGGATCGCGGCGCTCGGGGTCGCCGGGGCGCTGTCGGTGGTCACCGCGCCGCCGTCGCGGGTGTGGCGGGCGGAGCCGCGCGCGGCGGACTGGCTGGGGCCGCTGCGGGCGCCGGGGCTGGTGTCGATGATCGGCTCGTTCTTCTTCGTCGGGGTCGCGCTCGGCTCGATCGCGGTCGCCTCGGTGGCGTACTCCGACGTGCACGGCGGCGGCATGGTGTCCAGCTACCTGCTGTCCGCCCTCAGCCTCGGCGCGCTGCTCGGCGGCCTGGTCTACGGCGCCCGGCACTGGCCCGGGATCCCCGAGCGGCGGCTGCGGCTGCTCATGGCGGGCCTGGCGCTCTGCTACCTGCCGCTGGCCCTGGTCCCCGGGGTGGCCGCGATGACGGCTCTGGCGGGGCTGTCCGGTCTGTTCCTGGCGCCATCGCTGGCCTGCGCCTTCGTGGTCGTCGACCGGCACGCGCCGTCCGGCACGGTCACCGAGGCCTTCTCGTGGCTGGTGACCGCCTTCGGCGTCGGCGCGGCCGTCGGCGCGGCCGCCGCGGGGCCCGCGGCGCAGTACGGGGGAGCCTCGGCGGCGTTCGCCGTGGCGGGTGCGGGCGGCCTGGTGGCGCTGCTGGTCATGGTCGCTACTGGCCGGTTTCTTGCCTTCCCAAACCCCGCGGCCGCACTTGAAAAAGATCGAATCGCGGCGCCCGAACCCGGTTTCACATCCACGCATCAGGCGTAATGTTCAGTCATGGACCGCCGCATTTTCGGGCTGGAGAACGAGTACGGCGTCACATGTACGTTCCGAGGACAGCGGCGTCTGTCCCCGGACGAGGTGGCGCGGTACCTCTTCCGCCGTGTCGTGTCATGGGGTCGTAGCAGCAACGTATTTCTTCGCAACGGCGCCCGCCTCTACCTCGATGTCGGCTCGCACCCGGAGTACGCCACTCCCGAGTGCGACAACGTGACGGAGTTGGTCACCCACGACAAAGCCGGCGAGCGCATTCTCGAAGGCCTCCTCGTCGACGCCGAAAGACGGCTGCACGAAGAGGGCATCGCGGGCGACGTCTACCTCTTCAAGAACAACACCGACTCCGCCGGGAACTCCTACGGCTGTCACGAGAACTACCTGGTGGCCCGTCACGGGGAGTTCTCGCGCCTGGCCGACATCCTCATCCCCTTCCTCGTCACCCGGCAGATGATCTGCGGCGCGGGCAAGGTGCTGCAGACCCCCAGAGGCGCGGTCTACTGCGTCAGCCAGCGGGCCGAGCACATCTGGGAGGGCGTCAGCTCGGCGACCACCCGTTCGCGTCCGATCATCAACACCCGCGACGAGCCGCACGCGGACGCCGAGCGCTACCGGCGCCTGCACGTCATCGTCGGCGACTCCAACATGTCCGAGACGACCATGCTGCTCAAGGTCGGCGCCACCGACCTGGTGCTGCGCATGATCGAGGCGGGCACGGTGATGCGCGACCTGACGCTGGAGAACCCGATCCGGGCCATCCGTGAGGTCAGCCACGACATCACCGGCCACCGCAAGGTGCGCCTGGCGTCGGGCCGGGAGGCATCCGCCCTGGAGATCCAGGAGGAGTACTACTCCAAGGCGGTGGACTTCTGCGAGCGCCGGGGCATCCGCAGCGGCGTCATCGAGCAGGTGCTCGAACTGTGGGGACGCACCCTGCAGTCCATCGGCAGCGGTGACCTCGCGGCGATCGGCACCGAGATCGACTGGGTGATGAAGTACCAGCTGATCGAGCGATACCGGGCCCGCGACAACATCACCATGTCGCACCCGCGCATCGCGCAGATAGACCTCGCCTACCACGACATCCACCGCCGCCGGGGGCTGTACTACCTGCTGGAGAAGCGCGGCCAGGCCAAGCGGATCTGCAATGACCTCAAGATCTTCGAGGCCAAGTCGGTGCCCCCGCAGACCACCCGGGCCCGGCTGCGCGGCGACTTCATCCGCCGTGCGCAGGAGCAGCGGCGGGACTTCACCGTCGACTGGGTGCATCTCAAGCTCAATGACCAGGCGCAGCGCACGGTGCTGTGCAAGGACCCCTTCCGGTCGGTCGACGACCGGGTCGAGAAGCTCATCGCCGGTATGTGAGCGGCTGTGGAGCACCTGTGGTGCTTCCCATAGCAGTTGATGTGAATGCGACGCGGGGCCCCGTACGTTACTCGTACGGGGCCCTTCGCGCGTCGTAGAGTGGCGCGCACCGAAACCGACCACCTCGATACCATCAATGAGCTGAGGCATTTACTGTGCGCCGACTTGCCGCCCTCTTCATCGTCCCCGCGCTGCTGCTGACAGCGGCCTGCGGCAGTGACGACAAGGGTTCTTCCGATTCCGCGTCCGGGGCTGTTCCCAAGATCACCGCCGGGGCGAAGTTCGGCGCGAAGCCGACCGTCGCCAAGGGCACCGGTACCGCGTCGAAGACGCTGCTCACCGAGACGACGGTGCAGGGCAATGGCGCGACCGTGAAGAAGGGCGACTTCATCTCGGCGAACTACCTGGGCCAGATCTACAAGTCGGCGAAGGTCTTCGACAACAGCTACGACCAGAAGAAGGCCATCACCACCTCGATCGGCACCAGCTCGGTCATCAAGGGCTGGGACCAGGCGCTGGTGGGCAAGAAGGTCGGCAGCCGGGTGGTGATGGTGATCCCGCCGAGCCTCGGCTACGGCAGCCAGTCGGTCAGCACGACGATCCCGGCCAACTCCACGCTGGTCTTCGTCGTGGACATCGTCTCCACCACCACCGTCCCGACGAACGCCAAGGGCACGGTGGTGAAGCAGACCGACGCGAGCCTGCCCGTCATCGGCACCAACACCGACGGCAAGGCCCCGTCCGTCACCGTCCCGTCCGCCAAGACGCCGCCGAGCAAGCTTGTCTCGAACTACGTCATCGAGGGTGACGGAAAGGTCGTCAAGAGCACCGACACGGTCGTCGTCCAGTACAAGGGCGTGCTGTGGAAGACCGGCAAGCAGTTCGACAGCAGCTGGGACCGCTCGGCGACCTCCTTCGCCCTCAACCAGGTCATCAAGGGCTGGACGCAGGGCCTGACGGGCAAGAAGGTCGGCAGCCGCTTGCTGCTGGTCATCCCGCCGTCCCTGGGCTACGGCTCCACCGCGCAGAGCAGCATCCCGGCCAACTCGACGCTGGTGTTCTCCGTCGACATCCTGGCCGTCCTCTAGCCGGTCCCGCAGTCGCGGCCCCGAGACCTGCAAGAATGAGCGGGTTGCCGCAAATCCAACGAGGAGCAAGCACGTGAGCATCGAGAAGCCCGAGATCGACTTTCCCGGTGGCGAGCCCCCGGTCGAGCTGGAGATCAAGGAGATCTGGGAGGGCGACGGCCCGGAGGCCAAGTCGGGCCACAACGTGACGGTCCATTACGTGGGCGTCGCCTTCAGCACCGGCGAGGAGTTCGACGCGAGCTGGAACCGCAACTCGCCGTTCACCTTCCCGCTCGGCGGCGGCCGGGTCATCAAGGGCTGGGACCAGGGCGTGGCGGGCATGAAGGTCGGCGGGCGCCGCCAGCTGACCATCCCCGCGCACCTCGCCTACGGCAACCAGAGCCCGACCCCGGCCATCAAGC is part of the Streptomyces sp. NBC_01262 genome and harbors:
- the prcB gene encoding proteasome subunit beta, translated to MEANTRSTGRLPAAFLTPGSSSFLDFLGDHSPQLLPHNRPLPATLGAVELPHGTTIVAATFPGGVVLAGDRRATMGNVIAQRDIEKVFPADEYSAVGIAGTAGLAVEMVKLFQLELEHYEKIEGAVLSLEGKANRLSTMIRGNLGMALQGLAVVPLFAGYDTDREKGRIFSYDVTGGRSEEHGFAATGSGSVFARGALKKLYRKDLTEEQTTTLVVQALYDAADDDSATGGPDVARRIFPIVTVITEDGFKKLTEDESSEIARSIIERRLEQPDGPRAELL
- a CDS encoding FKBP-type peptidyl-prolyl cis-trans isomerase, whose product is MSIEKPEIDFPGGEPPVELEIKEIWEGDGPEAKSGHNVTVHYVGVAFSTGEEFDASWNRNSPFTFPLGGGRVIKGWDQGVAGMKVGGRRQLTIPAHLAYGNQSPTPAIKPGETLIFVVDLLSV
- the prcA gene encoding proteasome subunit alpha yields the protein MSTPFYVSPQQAMADRAEYARKGIARGRSVVVLQYTDGIVFVAENPSRALHKVSEIYDRIAFAAVGKYNEFENLRIGGVRYADLRGYTYDRDDVTARGLANVYAQTLGTIFSSVGEKPYEVELIVAEVGPGPEDDQIYRLPHDGSIVDEHGAVAVGGNSDQIGSYLDQRHRDGMSLAEALKLAVESLGRDTNGTDRQLTAEQLEVAVLDRTRPQQRKFKRILGRQLSRLLEAEDASATKTDEPSDEAEE
- a CDS encoding MFS transporter, whose amino-acid sequence is MAAGYLDLLRTRHTARLLAGTLVGRLPNATAALGIVLLTRSEGGDFTLAGILSAVYGIATAVGQPLLGRAVDRYGQPRVMLPAALLSAAGMAVFAFSGPEPLPLACTAMLAAGLFTPPLEGGLRALWPSVLKRADRVHAAYALDAAAQEVMFALGPLLVTLLVAAFSETAALLWIAALGVAGALSVVTAPPSRVWRAEPRAADWLGPLRAPGLVSMIGSFFFVGVALGSIAVASVAYSDVHGGGMVSSYLLSALSLGALLGGLVYGARHWPGIPERRLRLLMAGLALCYLPLALVPGVAAMTALAGLSGLFLAPSLACAFVVVDRHAPSGTVTEAFSWLVTAFGVGAAVGAAAAGPAAQYGGASAAFAVAGAGGLVALLVMVATGRFLAFPNPAAALEKDRIAAPEPGFTSTHQA
- a CDS encoding FKBP-type peptidyl-prolyl cis-trans isomerase produces the protein MRRLAALFIVPALLLTAACGSDDKGSSDSASGAVPKITAGAKFGAKPTVAKGTGTASKTLLTETTVQGNGATVKKGDFISANYLGQIYKSAKVFDNSYDQKKAITTSIGTSSVIKGWDQALVGKKVGSRVVMVIPPSLGYGSQSVSTTIPANSTLVFVVDIVSTTTVPTNAKGTVVKQTDASLPVIGTNTDGKAPSVTVPSAKTPPSKLVSNYVIEGDGKVVKSTDTVVVQYKGVLWKTGKQFDSSWDRSATSFALNQVIKGWTQGLTGKKVGSRLLLVIPPSLGYGSTAQSSIPANSTLVFSVDILAVL
- the pafA gene encoding Pup--protein ligase, whose amino-acid sequence is MDRRIFGLENEYGVTCTFRGQRRLSPDEVARYLFRRVVSWGRSSNVFLRNGARLYLDVGSHPEYATPECDNVTELVTHDKAGERILEGLLVDAERRLHEEGIAGDVYLFKNNTDSAGNSYGCHENYLVARHGEFSRLADILIPFLVTRQMICGAGKVLQTPRGAVYCVSQRAEHIWEGVSSATTRSRPIINTRDEPHADAERYRRLHVIVGDSNMSETTMLLKVGATDLVLRMIEAGTVMRDLTLENPIRAIREVSHDITGHRKVRLASGREASALEIQEEYYSKAVDFCERRGIRSGVIEQVLELWGRTLQSIGSGDLAAIGTEIDWVMKYQLIERYRARDNITMSHPRIAQIDLAYHDIHRRRGLYYLLEKRGQAKRICNDLKIFEAKSVPPQTTRARLRGDFIRRAQEQRRDFTVDWVHLKLNDQAQRTVLCKDPFRSVDDRVEKLIAGM
- a CDS encoding LacI family DNA-binding transcriptional regulator; the protein is MTRTGSPAPPARPTSRDVARAAGVSQATVSLVMGDKWRGRVSERTAGAVRDAAEALGYRPNLAARNLRLGRTRTALLVVPSITNEYFARVYTGAARVAGENGFGVVLYPSPEGVGPARDPFGSAQAALDGIIASSMAADALAALADGGLPLVMLDADPAEAGPAATVNLAIADGMRQIARHLLGLGHRPDRIAHLAAGIDTWTFHVRGQALADALGTTPPAERSAVAFEDARHATERLLARPGPRPTALICDDDILAIGACKALRRLGLRVPDDISVTGYDDFALATAVEPELTTVRLPADAVGADGMTALLDTLEGRPVTGVELPVELVVRGSTAAPRQT